Proteins co-encoded in one Metabacillus sp. KUDC1714 genomic window:
- a CDS encoding THUMP domain-containing class I SAM-dependent RNA methyltransferase gives MNKLTLIATSAMGLEAIVGKEVKDLGYECKVENGKVTYEADELAICRSNLWLRTADRIKIKVGEFQAKTFDELFEKTKALNWGDYLPVNAEFPVIGKSVKSTLASVPDCQGIVKKAVVEKLKSHYKTTGWFNEDGPLYRIEVALLKDVATITIDASGSGLHKRGFRIDQGGAPIKETLAAALVLLSRWTPDRPFVDPFCGSGTIPMEAALIGQNIAPGFNREFASEKWHWIGKEKWDLARQEVEEKAKYDQPLDIQAADIDHRMIRIAEANAEEAGLRELINFKQMQVKDFTTTKEFGVIVGNPPYGERLGEKRAVEQMYKEMGQAFAPLDTWSIYMLTSHEGFEDFYGKPATKKRKLFNGFIKTDFYQYWSNVRPPRNKD, from the coding sequence ATGAATAAGTTAACACTTATTGCAACATCAGCAATGGGTTTAGAAGCTATTGTTGGGAAAGAAGTTAAGGATTTAGGGTATGAGTGCAAGGTAGAGAATGGCAAAGTAACTTATGAAGCTGATGAACTTGCTATTTGTCGATCAAATTTATGGTTACGAACAGCTGATCGTATTAAGATTAAGGTTGGAGAATTTCAAGCAAAGACCTTTGATGAGCTTTTTGAAAAAACTAAAGCGTTAAACTGGGGTGATTACTTACCAGTAAACGCAGAATTTCCTGTAATAGGGAAATCTGTGAAATCTACTTTGGCAAGTGTACCTGATTGTCAGGGAATTGTTAAAAAGGCAGTAGTTGAAAAATTAAAATCTCATTATAAAACAACCGGTTGGTTTAATGAAGATGGACCCCTTTATCGAATTGAGGTAGCACTTTTAAAAGATGTTGCAACAATTACAATTGATGCAAGTGGTTCAGGTCTCCATAAGCGTGGGTTCCGAATTGATCAAGGGGGAGCACCAATTAAGGAAACACTTGCAGCAGCTCTAGTCTTACTATCAAGATGGACACCAGATCGTCCGTTTGTCGATCCTTTTTGCGGTTCAGGTACAATCCCAATGGAGGCTGCACTTATCGGTCAAAATATAGCACCAGGTTTTAATCGTGAATTTGCTTCGGAAAAGTGGCATTGGATTGGCAAGGAAAAGTGGGATCTTGCAAGACAGGAAGTTGAAGAAAAGGCAAAGTATGATCAACCCCTTGATATTCAAGCTGCAGACATTGACCATCGTATGATCCGTATTGCTGAGGCTAATGCTGAGGAAGCAGGTCTTCGTGAGCTTATAAACTTTAAACAAATGCAAGTTAAGGATTTTACTACAACAAAGGAATTTGGTGTGATAGTCGGCAATCCTCCTTATGGAGAGCGACTCGGTGAAAAAAGAGCTGTAGAGCAAATGTACAAGGAAATGGGACAAGCATTTGCTCCGTTAGATACATGGAGTATCTATATGCTTACTTCTCATGAGGGCTTTGAAGACTTTTATGGAAAGCCAGCAACAAAAAAACGCAAGCTGTTTAACGGCTTTATAAAAACTGATTTCTATCAATATTGGTCAAATGTACGCCCACCAAGAAACAAGGATTAA
- the gpsB gene encoding cell division regulator GpsB: MLSDKVKLTAKEILEREFKSGVRGYKQEEVDKFLDLVIKDYETFHQEIEDLQQENLRLKKQLDDTYKKQPPVQTNTTNFDILKRLSNLEKHVFGSKLYD, encoded by the coding sequence ATGCTTTCAGATAAAGTAAAATTAACGGCAAAAGAAATTTTAGAACGAGAATTTAAATCAGGAGTAAGAGGCTATAAACAAGAGGAAGTTGACAAGTTTTTAGATCTTGTTATAAAAGACTATGAAACATTCCATCAAGAAATTGAAGATCTACAACAGGAAAATCTTCGTTTGAAGAAGCAATTAGATGATACATATAAAAAACAACCACCAGTTCAAACGAACACAACAAACTTTGATATTTTAAAACGATTATCTAATCTTGAGAAACATGTATTTGGCAGTAAGCTATATGATTAA
- a CDS encoding DUF1273 domain-containing protein: MKVLTISGYKSFELGVFKNDDQAVQYIKKAIEKSLLGFLEEGLEWVIISGQMGVELWAAEVVFNLQMEYSDLKLAILTPFLNQESKWNEINKEYYEFILSQADFVDSITKREYESPVQFRQKNEFLVSKSDGLLLLFDEEKEGSPKYLLETARKKQELTSYFIGFITFSDLQLVVEEENMKNADFW; the protein is encoded by the coding sequence GTGAAGGTTTTAACAATCTCTGGCTATAAATCGTTTGAATTAGGAGTTTTTAAAAATGATGATCAAGCTGTACAATACATTAAAAAAGCAATTGAAAAATCGTTACTTGGTTTCTTGGAAGAAGGGCTCGAATGGGTAATCATTAGTGGGCAAATGGGTGTAGAATTATGGGCAGCTGAGGTTGTATTTAACTTGCAAATGGAATACTCTGATTTAAAGCTAGCTATTCTAACGCCTTTTCTTAATCAAGAAAGTAAGTGGAATGAAATAAACAAAGAATATTATGAATTTATCTTGTCTCAGGCTGATTTTGTTGATAGTATTACAAAACGAGAGTATGAAAGTCCAGTACAATTCCGTCAAAAGAATGAATTTCTTGTAAGTAAAAGTGATGGTCTGCTTCTTTTATTTGATGAAGAAAAAGAGGGCTCTCCAAAGTATTTATTGGAAACTGCCAGAAAAAAGCAAGAATTAACTAGTTATTTCATTGGATTCATTACTTTTTCCGACCTTCAACTAGTTGTGGAGGAAGAAAATATGAAAAATGCTGATTTTTGGTGA
- a CDS encoding CotD family spore coat protein: MHCRPKVMAPIVHPTKCCVQNNYSETIVPHIHPQHTTTVNHDFYKHQHYFPQTQSVENEVTHQHFNVYGQAPAPGFGFGGPGFGGPRPRPGFGPGPFGR, from the coding sequence ATGCATTGTAGACCGAAAGTAATGGCACCTATCGTACACCCAACTAAATGTTGTGTACAAAATAATTATTCTGAAACGATCGTACCACACATCCATCCACAACACACAACAACTGTGAATCATGATTTTTATAAGCATCAACACTATTTCCCGCAAACTCAATCAGTTGAGAATGAGGTAACACATCAACACTTTAACGTTTACGGTCAAGCTCCAGCTCCAGGTTTTGGTTTCGGAGGTCCTGGTTTCGGAGGCCCAAGACCTCGTCCAGGATTTGGACCTGGTCCATTTGGTCGATAA
- a CDS encoding ribonuclease H-like domain-containing protein, with amino-acid sequence MSLKNKLNRLKKHVIREEKDSSDQQVEHDPVDHLWKEHQTSVFSYDKQVCLIREVTYPLDYKHGHYQLGEFHKIVSMWNESDQTHPLSCKGHDASELFFFDTETTGLGGGAGNTIFLLGQAQVFADRVVIKQHLLPKPGNEVALYQSFLQGINSKTLVTYNGKAFDWPQVKTRHTLIRDSVPSLPAFGHFDLFHAARRLWKNELESVRLVNVETEILNITRENDIPGFLAPMLYFQFVKQQQPDIIMGVLKHNEIDVLSLITLYIHLSIKLLETDNEANASEHYEIARWLDYIGEKSSAFSAYQSLMEKEPNNKDEANYNLSLHYKKQKEWNKAIESWKEIIHSSNNKTITCKASIELAKYYEHKEKNYEDAIHYSELVYKVVNESEQVLLKLDIRDVEKRINRLKRKYSENIARVSAKSE; translated from the coding sequence ATGTCGTTAAAAAATAAATTAAATAGGTTGAAAAAGCATGTGATTAGAGAAGAAAAAGATTCAAGTGATCAACAGGTAGAACATGATCCAGTTGATCACTTGTGGAAAGAGCATCAAACTTCTGTCTTTTCATATGATAAGCAAGTCTGTCTAATAAGGGAAGTGACCTATCCTTTAGATTATAAACACGGACATTATCAGCTTGGTGAATTCCATAAGATTGTTTCGATGTGGAATGAGAGTGATCAAACCCATCCGTTATCTTGTAAAGGTCATGATGCAAGTGAATTGTTTTTCTTTGATACTGAAACAACAGGACTTGGCGGGGGAGCGGGGAACACGATCTTTTTATTAGGTCAAGCTCAGGTTTTTGCTGATCGTGTTGTCATTAAGCAGCATTTATTACCTAAACCCGGCAATGAAGTTGCCTTATATCAAAGTTTTTTACAAGGAATTAATAGTAAAACTCTTGTTACTTACAATGGCAAAGCATTTGATTGGCCACAAGTAAAAACTAGGCACACGTTAATACGAGATTCTGTCCCAAGTCTTCCGGCTTTTGGTCATTTTGATCTGTTTCATGCTGCAAGGAGGCTTTGGAAAAATGAGCTTGAATCCGTAAGACTTGTTAATGTAGAAACTGAAATCCTTAATATTACCCGAGAAAATGATATTCCTGGGTTTCTAGCACCAATGCTCTATTTTCAATTTGTTAAACAACAACAACCAGATATCATAATGGGAGTCCTCAAACATAATGAAATTGACGTATTATCGCTTATCACTCTATATATCCATTTATCTATAAAACTTCTAGAAACAGATAATGAAGCAAATGCATCAGAGCACTATGAAATTGCCAGATGGTTAGATTATATAGGGGAAAAATCATCTGCATTTTCAGCTTATCAATCCTTAATGGAAAAAGAACCAAATAATAAGGATGAAGCAAATTACAATCTCTCACTGCATTATAAGAAACAAAAAGAATGGAATAAAGCGATAGAATCATGGAAGGAAATAATCCACTCATCAAATAATAAAACTATTACCTGTAAAGCATCAATTGAATTGGCTAAATACTATGAACATAAGGAAAAAAACTATGAGGATGCAATCCACTATAGTGAACTTGTGTATAAGGTGGTAAATGAAAGCGAGCAAGTTTTACTGAAATTAGATATACGTGATGTTGAAAAAAGAATAAATAGACTGAAGCGGAAATATTCAGAAAATATTGCCCGGGTAAGCGCAAAAAGTGAGTAA
- a CDS encoding DEAD/DEAH box helicase produces the protein MEFRKSLTSLLHALKQEKEFCEQIVHWHTIPSKEAEAVDLPDDIDIRLKTALQNRGISELYTHQHEAYQFANKGSNFVAVTPTASGKTLCYNLPVLQKILNDESSRALYLFPTKALAQDQKSELNEIITEMCVGLNSYTYDGDTSPAIRQKVRKAGHIVITNPDMLHSAILPHHTKWVSLFENLKYIVIDELHIYRGIFGSHVANVIRRLKRICQFYGSNPQFICTSATIANPKELAETLTGKEMELISKNGAPSSKKHFIFYNPPIVNKPLNIRKSATLEVRRLAGHFLKNKIQTIVFARSRVRVEIILTYLQELIKNELKQKSIRGYRGGYLPKQRREIEQGLRNGDVLGVVSTNALELGVDIGRLQVCIMTGYPGTIASAWQQAGRAGRRQGEAVIIMVASSSPLDQYIIQNPNYFFEQNPETAIINPDNLVVLVDHLKCAAFELPFKNGDTFDGLELEDILQFLAEERVLYYNDNTYHWMNDSFPAHNISLRSASQENVIIIDQSDIASVKVIGEMDRFSAMTLLHDEAIYLHQGVQFQVEKLDWEEKKAFVREVDVDYFTDANLAVQLKVLEEDMLIEKESAGYGFGDVTVQAMATIFKKIKFDTHENIGSGPIHLPEEELHTNAAWISIHSFNKEDMSEKRLEESLIGVAHVLQHVAPLKVMCDPSDLHVVAQIKAVHNNKPTIFLYDRYPGGVGLAKKIYETMNSVLLEALNLLSNCPCHNGCPSCIGTESISNSIKKDTYLLLTKLAIKE, from the coding sequence ATGGAATTTAGAAAATCGTTAACAAGTCTTCTTCATGCTTTAAAACAAGAAAAAGAATTTTGTGAACAAATTGTTCACTGGCATACGATCCCATCTAAAGAGGCGGAAGCGGTTGATTTGCCTGATGATATAGATATACGCTTAAAAACAGCCTTGCAAAACAGAGGAATTTCAGAATTGTATACACATCAACATGAGGCCTATCAATTTGCGAATAAAGGCTCAAACTTTGTTGCTGTCACACCTACCGCATCAGGAAAAACGTTGTGTTATAATCTTCCCGTCTTGCAAAAAATTTTAAATGATGAATCAAGTAGAGCATTATATCTTTTTCCGACAAAGGCACTTGCACAGGATCAAAAATCGGAATTAAATGAGATTATAACTGAAATGTGTGTCGGGTTGAATTCCTATACATATGATGGTGACACGTCACCCGCAATTCGACAGAAGGTTAGAAAGGCAGGACATATCGTTATTACGAATCCAGATATGCTGCATTCAGCGATTTTACCACATCATACGAAATGGGTATCTCTTTTTGAAAACCTAAAATATATCGTAATTGATGAGCTTCATATTTATCGTGGAATATTTGGCAGCCATGTTGCCAATGTTATAAGACGCCTTAAACGAATTTGTCAATTTTATGGAAGTAACCCGCAATTTATATGTACATCTGCAACAATAGCAAATCCTAAGGAATTAGCTGAGACACTGACAGGTAAGGAGATGGAGCTCATTTCTAAAAATGGGGCCCCATCAAGTAAAAAGCATTTTATTTTTTATAATCCACCAATTGTGAACAAGCCGTTAAATATAAGGAAAAGTGCAACGCTTGAAGTGAGAAGGCTTGCAGGGCATTTTTTAAAAAATAAAATCCAGACGATCGTTTTTGCTCGAAGTCGAGTACGAGTGGAGATCATATTAACGTATTTGCAAGAACTTATAAAAAACGAACTAAAACAAAAGTCAATTCGTGGATATCGTGGAGGATATTTACCAAAACAAAGAAGAGAGATTGAACAAGGTCTGAGAAACGGAGACGTGTTAGGCGTTGTTAGTACAAACGCACTTGAACTAGGGGTTGATATCGGTAGGTTGCAAGTTTGTATCATGACTGGTTATCCTGGAACAATTGCTAGTGCATGGCAGCAAGCAGGTAGAGCAGGAAGAAGACAAGGGGAAGCAGTGATAATAATGGTTGCGAGCTCTAGTCCACTAGATCAATATATTATTCAAAATCCTAATTATTTCTTTGAACAAAATCCTGAAACAGCTATCATAAATCCAGACAATCTCGTCGTCCTTGTAGACCATTTGAAATGTGCAGCTTTTGAGCTTCCTTTTAAAAATGGTGATACATTTGACGGACTTGAATTAGAAGATATATTACAATTTTTAGCAGAGGAACGGGTCCTATATTATAACGACAACACATACCATTGGATGAATGATTCCTTCCCAGCGCATAACATTAGCCTTCGTTCAGCTTCTCAGGAAAATGTCATAATTATCGATCAATCTGATATTGCGAGTGTAAAGGTGATTGGGGAAATGGATCGATTTAGTGCGATGACTCTTTTACACGATGAAGCGATTTATTTACATCAAGGGGTGCAATTTCAAGTGGAAAAGCTTGATTGGGAGGAGAAAAAAGCATTTGTAAGGGAAGTGGATGTTGACTATTTTACAGATGCAAATTTGGCTGTACAACTTAAGGTTTTAGAAGAAGACATGCTCATAGAGAAAGAAAGTGCTGGGTATGGATTTGGCGATGTAACCGTTCAAGCGATGGCAACGATTTTTAAAAAAATAAAATTTGATACTCATGAAAATATCGGTTCAGGTCCTATCCATCTTCCAGAAGAAGAACTCCATACAAATGCAGCGTGGATAAGTATACATTCATTTAATAAAGAAGATATGTCAGAAAAACGTCTAGAAGAATCATTGATTGGAGTAGCACATGTACTTCAGCATGTAGCACCATTAAAAGTAATGTGCGATCCGTCTGACCTGCACGTTGTTGCTCAAATCAAAGCGGTCCACAATAATAAACCAACTATTTTTTTATATGATCGATACCCAGGAGGCGTGGGATTAGCAAAGAAAATTTACGAAACAATGAATTCTGTCCTATTAGAAGCGCTCAATTTACTGTCAAATTGCCCATGTCACAATGGCTGTCCTTCTTGCATTGGGACTGAAAGCATCTCAAATTCAATCAAAAAAGATACGTATCTGCTTCTTACAAAACTTGCTATTAAGGAATAA
- a CDS encoding PTS sugar transporter subunit IIA, whose translation MLKSLFGKKEKVTKESIFAPLTGKLLDIEEVPDPVFSQKLMGEGMAIEPTEGVIVAPIDGQVIQVFHTKHAIGLRSQTGLELLIHIGLETVSMNGDGFDVHVKEGQKVKVGDPLITADLSLIREKAASTITPIVITNSDILENITKVSSGKVIKGTSNILDVKVK comes from the coding sequence ATGTTAAAATCATTATTTGGAAAAAAAGAAAAAGTGACTAAAGAATCAATTTTTGCCCCTTTAACTGGAAAATTGTTAGATATAGAAGAGGTACCGGATCCTGTATTTTCTCAAAAATTGATGGGGGAAGGGATGGCGATTGAGCCAACAGAAGGCGTTATTGTAGCTCCTATTGATGGACAAGTTATTCAAGTCTTTCACACAAAACATGCTATTGGACTGCGTTCGCAAACAGGATTAGAGCTACTAATACATATTGGGCTTGAAACAGTTAGTATGAATGGAGATGGCTTTGATGTTCATGTTAAAGAAGGTCAAAAGGTAAAAGTGGGTGATCCATTAATTACCGCTGATCTTTCCTTGATAAGGGAGAAAGCCGCAAGCACAATTACGCCAATCGTTATCACGAACTCAGATATTCTAGAAAACATCACAAAAGTTTCATCAGGAAAGGTAATAAAAGGAACCTCAAATATACTAGATGTAAAAGTTAAGTAA
- a CDS encoding Hsp20/alpha crystallin family protein, whose product MRKKDNLVNKNKVQPIEQIDFFQIVDQFFRTEPLKQFMNEFDTMLTDSFPYHHIHVNTYETDKNCIVELKIPPVKKEQVRLELFDQYLTISITNREEIKEFNEKSSTFRNYTSLDSLSRTILLPYPVKENDIKTTFKKDSLIVTIPKKSEHFYIEDDL is encoded by the coding sequence ATGAGAAAAAAGGATAATTTGGTTAATAAAAATAAGGTGCAACCAATAGAACAGATAGACTTTTTCCAAATTGTTGATCAGTTTTTTCGCACAGAGCCATTAAAGCAATTTATGAATGAATTTGATACAATGCTTACTGATTCATTTCCCTATCACCATATTCATGTTAACACATATGAAACAGATAAAAATTGTATAGTAGAATTAAAAATTCCTCCCGTTAAAAAAGAACAAGTTAGACTTGAGCTATTTGACCAATATTTAACGATTTCTATCACGAATCGCGAAGAAATTAAAGAATTTAATGAAAAGTCATCTACATTTAGAAATTATACATCACTTGATAGCTTATCAAGAACAATTCTACTACCTTATCCTGTTAAAGAAAATGATATTAAAACAACTTTTAAAAAAGATTCCCTAATTGTTACAATACCCAAAAAATCAGAACACTTTTATATAGAAGATGATTTATAA
- a CDS encoding sigma-G-dependent sporulation-specific acid-soluble spore protein CsgA translates to MDFTLGYLTEAISNYDSSSVAKRISLKLEKGQFKTERDLVLTLDEDEIQFLNNVLPDEIKYAFNEQDFIRGNQLNEVYELLI, encoded by the coding sequence ATGGATTTTACATTAGGATATTTAACAGAAGCAATTTCAAATTATGATAGTAGCTCAGTAGCTAAAAGAATTAGCTTAAAATTAGAAAAAGGACAATTTAAAACTGAAAGAGACTTAGTGTTAACACTGGATGAAGATGAGATTCAATTTCTAAACAATGTTTTACCTGATGAAATTAAATATGCATTTAATGAACAAGATTTTATTAGGGGCAACCAATTAAATGAGGTTTATGAATTGTTGATTTAA
- a CDS encoding YppG family protein, with amino-acid sequence MNQQHAFQRRRRRESPYYPPVQTFPFLEQQTSDFQNGQNMNTSTYQQQYQNPYYQPYQQQYQPQFQNPYQPFYGNGNNSMLNGQYMNSQYPTPYPKPVPNFKQQPTGFQTVISQFKKSDGQLDINKMMDTAGQMMSAVNQMGGLFKGVTSMFK; translated from the coding sequence ATGAATCAACAACATGCTTTTCAAAGAAGGAGAAGAAGAGAAAGTCCATACTATCCACCAGTTCAGACTTTTCCTTTTTTGGAGCAACAGACATCTGATTTTCAAAATGGCCAAAATATGAATACTTCAACGTATCAGCAACAATATCAAAACCCGTATTATCAACCCTATCAGCAACAATACCAACCACAGTTTCAAAATCCTTATCAACCATTTTATGGAAATGGGAACAATAGTATGTTAAATGGACAGTATATGAACTCGCAATATCCAACACCATATCCTAAGCCAGTACCAAACTTTAAGCAACAGCCAACAGGTTTTCAGACTGTTATTTCACAATTTAAAAAATCTGATGGTCAATTAGATATTAACAAAATGATGGATACAGCAGGACAAATGATGAGTGCTGTAAATCAGATGGGAGGGCTATTTAAAGGGGTTACCTCAATGTTTAAATAA
- a CDS encoding DUF1798 family protein — MELIMFSKELLQLLNDCKVRFEKIKQKPEKTESLFYNEVKPAFEMVMKQATMWKPLAEAWVKEHKPKYIHLSQIESTIDNIEQIVLQSFYKDVNNQRFHNLHNSVEYIIDSILTEIEVGTD; from the coding sequence ATGGAATTAATCATGTTTTCAAAAGAGCTTCTGCAGCTTTTAAATGATTGTAAGGTTAGATTTGAAAAAATAAAGCAAAAACCAGAAAAAACTGAATCGCTTTTTTATAATGAGGTAAAGCCAGCATTTGAGATGGTTATGAAACAAGCAACTATGTGGAAGCCGTTAGCAGAGGCTTGGGTAAAGGAACATAAACCTAAATATATCCATCTTTCACAAATTGAATCAACTATTGATAATATTGAGCAGATTGTCCTACAGTCATTTTATAAGGATGTAAATAATCAAAGATTTCATAATCTCCATAATTCTGTGGAATATATCATTGATAGTATTCTGACAGAGATTGAAGTAGGGACTGACTAG
- a CDS encoding spore protein, which yields MAKKPKGKQQSVEEKARNTGDKKLDGPNRPST from the coding sequence ATGGCTAAAAAACCAAAAGGTAAACAACAATCTGTAGAAGAAAAAGCACGTAATACAGGAGATAAAAAGCTGGATGGCCCTAACCGACCTTCAACGTAA
- a CDS encoding DUF2515 domain-containing protein, whose product MINSKPLAKNSISDQEIITSIVNTTRKKNYDNISRTKAYQDFYELHPEIKWSYLASMVSRNAGWSMTDLQGEWFRKALGMDQRSLLFMIYERANWTIFQDAYPQLLLYEWSKKLNKPLFYLFDFFQVSQFMLKEWNYFWCNKQTNRLLTALIINEQNVIQVPVINNKQYKSLVFKKNPYKIQDMLHFSTVIFPTLSGELFGFSVYNFNNLTNRIELGKRLAWLLFSAGLYEQFLTFSRSVPHTGSRYDYEQTFPEKIKRETPLLRTAYPMVSHSIDEKKQDWFHGQNSKKWFKEPKIPKNYELTNWFRHKQDQLHLLTLLQEYWRNG is encoded by the coding sequence ATGATTAACAGCAAACCATTAGCGAAAAATAGCATTAGTGATCAAGAAATCATCACATCTATAGTTAATACGACAAGAAAAAAAAATTACGACAATATATCTAGAACAAAAGCATATCAAGACTTTTATGAACTTCATCCAGAAATTAAATGGTCATACCTTGCGAGTATGGTTTCTAGAAATGCAGGCTGGAGCATGACAGACCTGCAGGGGGAATGGTTCCGTAAAGCATTAGGTATGGACCAGAGATCTTTGCTTTTTATGATATATGAACGAGCAAATTGGACAATTTTTCAAGATGCATACCCTCAACTCTTACTTTATGAGTGGTCAAAAAAGTTAAATAAGCCACTTTTTTATTTATTCGATTTTTTTCAGGTATCTCAATTTATGTTAAAAGAATGGAATTATTTTTGGTGTAATAAACAAACAAATCGATTATTAACTGCACTTATTATTAATGAGCAAAATGTAATTCAAGTTCCTGTAATAAATAATAAACAGTATAAGAGCTTAGTTTTTAAAAAGAATCCTTATAAAATTCAAGATATGTTGCACTTTAGTACAGTTATTTTCCCAACCTTAAGTGGAGAACTTTTTGGTTTTTCTGTTTATAACTTTAATAATCTGACAAATAGGATTGAACTTGGTAAGCGATTGGCTTGGTTACTATTCTCCGCTGGTTTATATGAACAATTTTTGACTTTTTCCAGGTCTGTTCCACACACTGGTTCAAGATATGATTATGAACAAACCTTTCCCGAAAAAATTAAAAGGGAAACACCCTTATTACGAACAGCATATCCAATGGTTTCACATAGTATAGACGAAAAAAAACAAGATTGGTTTCATGGTCAAAATTCAAAAAAGTGGTTTAAAGAGCCCAAAATCCCGAAAAACTATGAACTAACTAATTGGTTTAGACATAAGCAAGATCAATTACATTTACTAACATTACTTCAAGAGTATTGGAGAAATGGATAA
- the recU gene encoding Holliday junction resolvase RecU has product MFRYPNGKPYEPKEQFVHKKQQTITYSNRGMTLEEDLNETNKYYLESKLAVIHKKPTPVQIVNVDYPRRSAAVIKEAYFKQSSTTDYNGIYRGKYVDFEAKETKNKTSFPLQNFHAHQIDHMRNIVEQGGICFVILSAFNEFYYLEAQNLLTFWNRQETGGRKSITHDELNEHGHKIPLGYQARIDYLKIIDKLYF; this is encoded by the coding sequence ATTTTTCGTTACCCTAACGGAAAGCCTTATGAACCAAAGGAACAATTCGTACATAAAAAACAGCAAACGATCACTTATAGCAATCGCGGGATGACACTTGAGGAAGATTTAAATGAAACAAACAAATACTATCTTGAAAGCAAACTAGCTGTTATACATAAAAAGCCAACACCTGTCCAAATCGTTAATGTTGACTACCCTAGAAGAAGTGCAGCAGTGATCAAAGAGGCTTATTTTAAACAGAGCTCAACAACAGATTATAATGGGATTTATCGTGGTAAGTACGTTGATTTCGAAGCAAAGGAAACAAAAAATAAAACATCATTTCCTTTACAAAATTTCCATGCTCACCAAATTGATCATATGAGAAATATTGTTGAACAAGGTGGGATATGCTTTGTTATTTTGTCAGCATTTAATGAATTTTATTATTTAGAGGCACAAAACCTGTTAACCTTTTGGAACCGTCAAGAAACTGGAGGAAGAAAGTCAATTACACATGATGAATTAAATGAACATGGGCATAAAATCCCTTTAGGATATCAAGCAAGGATTGACTATCTAAAAATTATAGATAAACTATATTTTTAA